One Mycobacteriales bacterium DNA window includes the following coding sequences:
- a CDS encoding cellulase family glycosylhydrolase, protein MSRWRRGVAAAGLAAICIAVPSAGAALPFPSHHAAKPKGHAALPLHVVGNHLANSKGQRVRLLGFNNSGAEYACIEGWGIFDVDTATNTSVPTSHVVAMAKWSGANAVRVSLNEQCWLGIGGVKPQYGGASYQHAIEAYVSELNAHGFAVILDLHNSAPGNESSLFQEQMPDAHSVTFWSQVAAAFKGNRSVLFDLFNEPWPMNQSLSSSAWKCWRDGGCVLHSQNGPLMYTAVGMNQLIQAVRSAGARNIVLVGGLNFASSLGEWLRYEPTDPDHEMAASIHLYSFGGCTSVSCYNGAPAAVAKKVPLVIGEFGADLTASYQVIAANCLPKYSGSTGFDKALIGWADAHGASWLAWTWNPWNNCLALVKNFAGAPTSPYGVRVKADLRADKQSHRA, encoded by the coding sequence ATGAGTCGATGGCGGCGGGGGGTCGCAGCGGCCGGTTTGGCGGCAATCTGCATCGCCGTGCCCTCGGCCGGCGCCGCACTGCCGTTCCCGTCCCACCACGCGGCCAAGCCCAAGGGGCACGCAGCGTTGCCGCTGCATGTCGTCGGCAATCACCTCGCCAACTCCAAGGGTCAGCGGGTTCGGCTGCTCGGGTTCAACAACTCCGGTGCCGAGTACGCCTGCATCGAGGGCTGGGGGATCTTCGACGTCGACACCGCAACGAACACCTCGGTGCCGACCTCGCACGTCGTCGCGATGGCGAAGTGGAGCGGCGCGAACGCCGTACGCGTCTCGCTCAACGAGCAGTGCTGGCTCGGGATCGGCGGAGTCAAACCGCAGTACGGCGGGGCGAGCTACCAGCATGCGATCGAGGCGTACGTCAGCGAGCTCAACGCACACGGGTTCGCGGTCATCCTCGACCTGCACAACAGCGCGCCCGGCAACGAGTCGTCGCTGTTCCAGGAGCAGATGCCGGACGCGCACAGCGTGACGTTCTGGTCGCAGGTGGCCGCGGCGTTCAAGGGCAACCGGTCCGTGCTGTTCGACCTGTTCAACGAGCCCTGGCCGATGAACCAGTCCCTGTCGAGCTCGGCCTGGAAGTGCTGGCGTGACGGCGGCTGCGTCCTGCACTCGCAGAACGGGCCGTTGATGTACACCGCGGTCGGGATGAACCAGCTGATCCAGGCCGTTCGCTCGGCCGGCGCACGCAACATCGTGCTGGTCGGCGGCCTGAACTTCGCGTCGTCACTCGGCGAGTGGCTGCGCTACGAGCCGACCGACCCGGACCACGAGATGGCCGCGTCGATCCACCTGTACTCCTTCGGCGGCTGCACCTCAGTGTCCTGTTACAACGGCGCACCGGCGGCGGTTGCCAAGAAGGTGCCGCTGGTGATCGGGGAGTTCGGCGCGGACCTGACCGCCAGCTACCAGGTGATCGCCGCCAACTGCCTGCCGAAGTACTCGGGCTCCACGGGGTTCGACAAGGCGCTGATCGGCTGGGCGGACGCACACGGCGCGAGCTGGCTGGCATGGACGTGGAACCCGTGGAACAACTGCCTGGCATTGGTGAAGAACTTCGCGGGCGCGCCGACCAGCCCGTACGGCGTTCGCGTCAAGGCGGATCTTCGAGCTGACAAGCAAAGCCACCGCGCATAG
- a CDS encoding sterol desaturase family protein yields the protein MTLTALGVVRGREAQPDAYTAPGLDLRGAFGIFTRTFSARFLGPLVIIALAVRIALGGWRWWDLGVLAIILAAQPFTEWIVHVTVLHLKPRRLGPITIDPLSSRRHRQHHADPKVLGLVLVPRPVMIGTCAVAVLVFWLVTPDLRLALTGIAASYAMYLTYEWVHFLIHSSYRPQHWYYRYIWRAHRLHHFRNENYWFGVTVHVADHVLRTFPAKDAVPVSPTAFTLGVDATA from the coding sequence GTGACGCTCACTGCGCTGGGTGTGGTTCGCGGGCGTGAGGCCCAGCCCGACGCGTACACCGCGCCCGGCCTGGATTTACGCGGTGCCTTCGGGATCTTCACGCGGACCTTCAGCGCACGCTTCCTCGGCCCGCTGGTCATCATCGCGCTGGCGGTTCGGATCGCCTTGGGTGGCTGGCGCTGGTGGGACCTCGGCGTCCTCGCGATCATCCTGGCCGCCCAGCCGTTCACGGAGTGGATCGTCCATGTCACCGTCCTGCACCTGAAGCCGCGCCGCCTCGGGCCGATCACGATCGACCCGCTGAGCTCGCGCCGGCACCGCCAGCATCACGCCGATCCGAAGGTGCTCGGCCTCGTGCTGGTGCCTCGACCGGTGATGATCGGGACCTGCGCGGTAGCGGTGCTGGTGTTCTGGCTGGTGACTCCGGACTTGCGGCTCGCCCTCACCGGCATCGCCGCGTCGTACGCGATGTACCTCACCTACGAGTGGGTGCACTTCCTGATCCACTCCAGCTACCGGCCGCAGCACTGGTACTACCGCTACATCTGGCGGGCGCACCGGCTGCACCACTTCCGCAACGAGAACTACTGGTTCGGCGTCACCGTGCACGTGGCGGACCACGTGCTGCGGACCTTCCCCGCCAAGGACGCCGTGCCGGTTTCCCCGACGGCGTTCACCCTCGGCGTCGACGCGACTGCCTAG
- a CDS encoding glucose 1-dehydrogenase has product MKACTVKPGDVSSARVEEIGPPPESDGEVLVQGLYVGICGTDVEVSVEGYGEAPAGHDRIVLFHESLGRVLDAPAGSGFAAGDLIAGVVRRPDPVPCEPCGSDQWDFCRNGQFTERGIKGHDGYGSEQWRVPAKFGIKLDASLDKLGVLLEPTSVVAKAWDQVGKIAGRSAWTPKQALVTGAGPIGLLAALIGRQRGLDVTVLDRVTDGPKPDMVRELGATYVTSVDDLPHPPDVVIEATGIGQLVFDVIGKAAPDAVVCLTGISSGTREVGVATDEVNKSMVLSNEVVFGSVNAGLVNYAQAADALSAADKGWLAKIITRTVPMADWPKALERQPDDIKVVVDLTA; this is encoded by the coding sequence GTGAAGGCGTGCACGGTTAAGCCCGGCGACGTATCGAGCGCGCGGGTAGAGGAGATCGGGCCGCCGCCCGAGTCCGACGGCGAGGTGCTGGTCCAAGGCCTGTACGTCGGCATCTGCGGCACCGACGTCGAGGTCTCGGTCGAGGGGTACGGCGAGGCGCCCGCGGGACACGACCGGATCGTGCTGTTCCACGAGTCGCTCGGTCGGGTCCTCGATGCCCCGGCCGGCTCCGGGTTCGCGGCAGGGGACCTGATCGCCGGCGTGGTGCGCCGGCCGGACCCGGTGCCGTGCGAGCCGTGCGGCAGCGACCAGTGGGACTTCTGCCGCAACGGGCAGTTCACCGAGCGCGGCATCAAGGGCCACGACGGCTACGGCTCGGAGCAGTGGCGGGTGCCGGCAAAGTTCGGGATCAAGCTCGATGCGTCGCTGGACAAGCTCGGCGTGCTGCTCGAGCCCACCTCGGTCGTGGCGAAGGCCTGGGACCAGGTCGGCAAGATCGCCGGGCGCTCGGCGTGGACCCCGAAGCAGGCTCTGGTCACGGGCGCCGGTCCGATCGGCCTGCTGGCTGCCCTGATCGGCCGCCAGCGCGGGCTCGACGTCACCGTGCTCGACCGGGTCACCGACGGCCCGAAGCCCGATATGGTCCGCGAGCTCGGCGCGACGTACGTCACCTCCGTCGACGACCTGCCGCACCCGCCGGACGTCGTGATCGAGGCGACCGGGATCGGGCAGCTGGTCTTCGACGTCATCGGCAAGGCGGCGCCGGACGCGGTGGTCTGCCTGACCGGCATCTCCTCCGGTACGCGTGAGGTCGGCGTCGCCACCGACGAGGTCAACAAGTCGATGGTGCTGAGCAACGAGGTGGTCTTCGGATCGGTCAACGCCGGCCTGGTCAACTACGCGCAGGCCGCCGATGCGTTGTCGGCGGCCGACAAGGGGTGGCTGGCAAAGATCATCACGCGAACGGTGCCGATGGCGGACTGGCCGAAGGCGCTCGAGCGCCAGCCCGACGACATCAAGGTGGTCGTCGACCTCACCGCGTGA
- a CDS encoding DUF1684 domain-containing protein, producing the protein MSLQVLDWRRQVFGLYRDVRAEPDPVAAHEMWCERRQQLFRAHPASANRRAVLRHAAYDPALRFDVALDTAVAPQRIEVATGTDGIVPFERIGRVGLDGIGVLDVWWLASYGGGVWLPLRDPNPDTYGGGRYVLDTVKGADLGGRDGRLVVDLNFAYNPSCAYDEAWACPLAPPGNVLEVEVTGGELLPG; encoded by the coding sequence ATGAGCCTGCAGGTGCTCGACTGGCGGCGGCAGGTGTTCGGTCTCTATCGCGACGTCCGCGCCGAGCCGGATCCGGTCGCCGCCCACGAGATGTGGTGCGAGCGCCGCCAGCAGCTGTTCCGTGCGCACCCGGCCTCGGCGAACCGTCGTGCCGTGCTGCGGCACGCGGCCTACGACCCGGCCTTGCGCTTCGACGTCGCACTGGACACCGCGGTCGCTCCGCAGCGGATCGAGGTCGCGACCGGCACGGACGGCATCGTGCCGTTCGAGCGGATCGGCCGGGTCGGGCTCGACGGCATCGGCGTACTGGACGTGTGGTGGCTGGCCTCCTACGGCGGTGGTGTGTGGCTGCCCTTGCGCGACCCGAACCCTGACACCTACGGCGGCGGACGGTACGTGCTCGACACGGTCAAGGGTGCGGACCTCGGCGGCCGGGATGGCCGGCTGGTCGTCGACCTGAACTTCGCCTACAACCCCTCCTGCGCGTACGACGAGGCGTGGGCCTGCCCGCTCGCGCCACCGGGGAACGT